Below is a window of Deinococcus planocerae DNA.
CGAGGGCGCCATGCACGCGAGCAAGGTCGCGCTCGTGGACCCCGAGACCGGCAAGGCCACCCGCATCCGCAAGACCGTCGTGGACGGCAAGAAGGTCCGCGTCGCCGTGAAGAGCGGCAAGGTCATCGACTGATTCAGGGCCACGCCTGAGGCGTGATCCCGGGCGACCCCGACCGCCCGAAGAAAGGCACCCATGCAGACCCTCAAGACCAAGTACAACGAGCAGGTGCGCCCCGCGCTGATGGGGCAGTTCGGTTACAGCAGCGTCATGGCCGTCCCGCGCATCGAGAAGATCGTGGTGAACGAGGGCCTGGGCTCCTCCAAGGAGGACAGCAAGGCCATCGACCGGGCGGCGCGCGAGCTCTCGCTCATCACCCTGCAAAAGCCCATCGTCACCAAGGCGAAGAAGAGCATCTCCAACTTCAAGCTCAGGCAGGGAATGCCGGTCGGCATCAAGGTCACGCTACGCGGCGAGCGCATGTACGTGTTCCTGGAGAAGCTGATCAACATTGGGCTGCCGCGCATCCGCGACTTCCGCGGGATCAACCCCAACGCCTTCGACGGGCGCGGGAACTACAACCTGGGCATCAAAGAGCAGCTGATCTTCCCCGAGATCACCTATGATATGGTCGACAAGGTGCGCGGTATGGACATCACCATCGTCACGACCGCCAAGACCGACGAGGAAGCTCGCGCGCTGCTCCAGGCGATGGGTCTCCCGTTCCGCAAGTAAGGACAAGCTTATGGCGAAGACCTCGAAAGTTGTGAAGGCGGAGCGCGGCAGCAAGTTCGCCGTGCAGAACTACAACCGCTGCTCCCGCTGTGGCCGTGCGCGCGCCTACTACCGCTTCTTCGGCCTGTGCCGCATCTGCATCCGCGAGCTGGCCCACAAGGGCGAACTGCCCGGCGTAAAGAAGAGTAGCTGGTAAGACCGGCTTCCGCCCGCCCAGCCCCACCTGGATACGAACCGCCCGCCCCGTGAGGAGGCACTTTGGGTGGTGATCGTCCGGGAGACGGGAAGGACCCAACAGAAGAAAGGGCTTGCCTCGGCTTAAAAGAGGTAGGACCGCGTTCTTCGGGAAGACTCGGGAGGTTGCACCACGCGGCCTCCCCCCCGCCCGGGGCCACCGCGCCCCCGGAGGAACCATGCTGAGTGATCCCATCGCCGACATGCTCACGCGCATCCGCAACGCGACGCGC
It encodes the following:
- the rplE gene encoding 50S ribosomal protein L5, with translation MQTLKTKYNEQVRPALMGQFGYSSVMAVPRIEKIVVNEGLGSSKEDSKAIDRAARELSLITLQKPIVTKAKKSISNFKLRQGMPVGIKVTLRGERMYVFLEKLINIGLPRIRDFRGINPNAFDGRGNYNLGIKEQLIFPEITYDMVDKVRGMDITIVTTAKTDEEARALLQAMGLPFRK
- a CDS encoding type Z 30S ribosomal protein S14, whose amino-acid sequence is MAKTSKVVKAERGSKFAVQNYNRCSRCGRARAYYRFFGLCRICIRELAHKGELPGVKKSSW